In Bos javanicus breed banteng chromosome 2, ARS-OSU_banteng_1.0, whole genome shotgun sequence, the following proteins share a genomic window:
- the LOC133226724 gene encoding growth/differentiation factor 3-like translates to MLPSLAALALCLLFTLAFGQTLQFHEHVFLRFLGLDKVPSPKKFQPVPSILKRIFQAQEEAASTGISKDLCYVKELGVRGNILRLLPDQGSFLYSKSLSHASCLQKLLSFNLSAIGDEEQLTMAQLGLDLGPNTYYNLGPELELSLSLVQTEPHVIDQATPKMGKMFTLQSVPWPQGVLHFNLLDVAKRNNDPHKNLGLFLEIVVKGGRALGENFQLEGTCARLRRSLHTSLLVVTLHPEQCRSPSRKRRAAVSTSKASCKSLCHRHQLFINFPDLGWHKWIIAPKGFMANYCHGECPFSLTISLNSSNYAFMQALMHSVDPEVPQAVCIPTKLSPISMLYQDNDDNVILRHYEDMIVDECGCG, encoded by the coding sequence ATGCTTCCTTCCCTAGCAGCCTTGGCTCTCTGCCTCCTGTTCACTCTGGCCTTTGGCCAGACACTCCAATTCCATGAACATGTCTTTCTCCGATTTCTGGGCTTAGACAAAGTGCCTTCACCCAAGAAATTCCAACCTGTGCCTTCCATCTTGAAGAGAATTTTCCAGGCTCAAGAGGAAGCAGCCAGCACCGGCATCTCCAAAGACTTGTGCTACGTGAAGGAGCTGGGTGTCCGTGGGAATATCCTCCGGCTTCTCCCAGATCAAGGTTCCTTCCTTTACTCCAAGAGCCTTTCGCACGCCTCCTGCCTACAGAAGCTCCTGTCCTTTAACCTGTCTGCCATCGGGGATGAGGAGCAGTTGACAATGGCCCAGCTGGGCCTGGACTTGGGGCCCAACACTTACTATAACTTGGGACCAGAGCTGGAACTGTCTCTGTCCCTGGTTCAAACGGAGCCCCATGTCATAGACCAGGCCACCCCGAAGATGGGTAAAATGTTTACACTGCAGTCAGTACCGTGGCCTCAAGGTGTCCTTCACTTCAACCTGCTGGATGTGGCTAAGAGGAATAATGACCCCCACAAGAATTTAGGTCTGTTTCTAGAGATAGTGGTCAAAGGAGGCAGAGCCTTGGGGGAGAATTTTCAGCTCGAGGGCACCTGCGCCAGACTGAGACGTTCTCTTCACACTTCACTGCTGGTGGTCACCCTCCACCCTGAGCAGTGCCGATCTCCCTCCCGCAAGAGGAGGGCAGCCGTCTCTACCTCGAAGGCTTCTTGCAAGAGCCTCTGCCATCGCCACCAGCTGTTCATCAACTTCCCGGATCTGGGTTGGCACAAGTGGATCATCGCCCCCAAGGGTTTCATGGCCAATTACTGCCACGGAGAGTGTCCTTTCTCACTGACCATCTCCCTCAACAGCTCCAACTATGCTTTCATGCAAGCGCTGATGCACTCCGTCGACCCGGAGGTTCCCCAGGCTGTCTGCATCCCCACCAAGCTGTCCCCCATCTCCATGCTCTACCAGGACAATGATGACAACGTCATTCTACGGCATTATGAAGACATGATAGTTGATGAGTGTGGGTGTGGGTAG